TTGAATATTTTGTTTGCATTCAGGGTCAACTGCATGACGGACATGTGGTTGCTGTCAAAAGATGTTTTGATTTACCTTCTTCACCTAATCAACTGGATGTCCAAGATTTGGAGTTTCAAAACGAGATTTACTTTCTTACGAAGCTTCAGCATACCAATATAGTTAAGCTTCTTGGAGACTGTATGCAGGGAAGTGAGAGGATTTTGGTCTATGAGTATATGTCGAATGGAAGCCTCGATGCCTTTATCTTTGGCACGTACCCACTACTTCACCTCATTTTTAGATAAGATTTATGTGCTTATTTAGTGAGCTTATTAGTGTTAGCATTCCGTAGGTGCTATATCGAGAAGGTTGTATCTGGACTGGCCTGCATGCTCTCAGATAATTAAAGGGGTATCTGAGGGATTGCTTTACCTTCATAAGCACTGTGGACTACATGTTATACATGGAGATTTAAAGCCAAGCAACATTCTCTTGGACTCCAACATGCATCCCAAGATTTCTGATTTTGGCTTGGCAAGAACATATAGTCCAGGTGTAGAGGAAGAGTTTGCCAACCGCATAGTGGGCTCAATGTAAGATCATATCAGATTCATATCATGATTGTGACACAACAGCATGCTCTTTTTTCTTTCTAACTGCTTGAGTGCTTACATTTTTTTTCCATCTTTTAGTGGTTTCACCGCTCCGGAATGTCGGGAAAGACGTCTTTTCTCAATCAAATCAGATGTGTATGGCTTCGGAGCATTGCTTCTTGAGATAATAAGTGGACACAGATGCTTTTCACTTGCAAGCGGAGAATCTGGAGATGATCATGGATTTCTGAATAGGAGGGTGAGTACAACTTTCAAGCTATCTCCATCTCTTGACATAATAGACATCCAGTATGGGCCTTTTAGTTAACAATCTTTGATgtattttataaaaaaaatcatTTTGTTCCCTTCCCTCAGGCCTGGCATTTATGGAGAGCAGGAAGATTGATCAAGCTTGTCGGTGCACCCCTAGGTGATGAATCTGAGACTGAGAGGACAGACATACTAAGATGCATCCAGATAGCACTGCTGTGTGTCGAAGAGAACCCTGCAAACCGGCCTACCATGCAGGAGGTTGTTCTGATGCTCAGCTGCCAGGATGTTACACTTCCTATGCCTCAGCAACCAGCTTACCTCAAGACTGGAATGGTGCTCGCACACTAATAGGTCATAACACGGGCCAAGCTGCTAGTGTATTGAAAGAGCATGACAACGTAGTGACTGATAAGAAATTTTCGTCTTGGTTTGTTTCATGCTTATGAACCAAATTTGAATATCCCTGGAAATCCTCAAAATCTCTGTTCAATGAGAGAGATATTTTATAAATCACGTTAAGGTGTGGTGTCACATTTAAGGTGCAACCTTCCCAGTTTTTCACATTGTTGGGGCTGCGCTTTAGGCCATCACCTAAGGTTAGGGACTCTCTTTGTGTAAAAGAGGCTAAGTTAGAGGGTCTAAGAGCTTGTTCGGGAGGTTTAGGAACTTAGTTGCAACATCCAGAGGCCTGTTTGTAAGTTCTAGGGACTTCTTTGTAAATTCTAGGAATCTTTTTGTAACATTTGACCCTATCAATGAAATAAATATAAACAACTGTCTTCTCCTCCCTATAAATAGAGCACTAGGGCTTGGAGGATGGGAATTTTGACCATTTGTTCTTTTACTTGTTCGGCTTGCTCTCCTTCACACTCTATTACTCTAAGCTTACTATGTTGATTGAGTCCCATTTCCATCATTCTGTCTGGTTTCGGCTCATCCGAACCCAACACACATATTTACCAAATATATTATGAAAGGCTTAAATATTTGATTCCAGTACATACTAAAAGAAATAATCAGTGTCCAAACGGATATCACATCCATTACACATTTAACGCTGAAGAAAAAGAAGCTACGTAAGACATTGAAATTGAAGGCACTTAGGACAAAAGGCAC
Above is a genomic segment from Panicum hallii strain FIL2 chromosome 8, PHallii_v3.1, whole genome shotgun sequence containing:
- the LOC112902117 gene encoding cysteine-rich receptor-like protein kinase 10 → MDIAKLAGVDAVKLVVMIVQAARTARHNKKTCQQLVQHVQIIGDLLRKLQSSEMMQQPEIRNGLNELEQILREAYMLVTSCQNNNYVYHLFMGGRQADQFRVLQNRLNSCLQVFPLISHIDTADRLDQILEIIRPPHSQAVREVPRLFTGCSSCETRTEVYREVKRRSIQMNCAEALKFSLAQLIDATNNFSDENQIGQGSFGCVYKGQLHDGHVVAVKRCFDLPSSPNQLDVQDLEFQNEIYFLTKLQHTNIVKLLGDCMQGSERILVYEYMSNGSLDAFIFGAISRRLYLDWPACSQIIKGVSEGLLYLHKHCGLHVIHGDLKPSNILLDSNMHPKISDFGLARTYSPGVEEEFANRIVGSIGFTAPECRERRLFSIKSDVYGFGALLLEIISGHRCFSLASGESGDDHGFLNRRAWHLWRAGRLIKLVGAPLGDESETERTDILRCIQIALLCVEENPANRPTMQEVVLMLSCQDVTLPMPQQPAYLKTGMVLAH